From a single Nostoc edaphicum CCNP1411 genomic region:
- a CDS encoding actin-binding WH2 domain-containing protein gives MMERKSSGIKYFAVLIGFLRDRQGFLEEIRQGTRLPNKIISLLVCSSLFLAAYGGIIGAYHSWMQALSSAIKLPALYLITLLICIPTLFFANIIFGSKRTFAQHLALVLTAVSITSVLLFSFAPITLFFLITTNNYQFLILLNVFIFALTGFVGISSLYQATNIVLEQDDEGTKTRRKIVKFWLFLYAFVGSQLGWTLRPFFGTPDSVFQLFREREGNFYLSVIQAISYLLGIR, from the coding sequence ATGATGGAACGGAAATCATCAGGAATTAAATACTTTGCAGTGCTGATTGGATTCCTGCGCGATCGCCAAGGATTTCTAGAGGAAATTCGCCAAGGTACGAGATTACCAAATAAAATCATTTCGCTGCTGGTTTGCAGTTCCTTATTTCTCGCTGCTTATGGCGGAATCATTGGTGCATACCATAGCTGGATGCAAGCTTTGTCTTCTGCCATTAAACTCCCAGCCCTTTATTTAATTACACTCCTAATTTGTATCCCGACGTTGTTTTTTGCTAATATTATTTTTGGCTCAAAGCGGACTTTTGCACAGCATTTAGCATTAGTATTGACTGCTGTTTCAATTACGAGCGTACTTTTATTTAGCTTTGCACCAATCACTCTGTTTTTCTTAATTACCACCAATAATTACCAATTTTTAATTCTGTTAAATGTATTTATCTTTGCATTAACTGGATTTGTTGGAATTTCGTCTTTATATCAGGCTACAAATATAGTTTTAGAACAAGATGATGAAGGTACAAAGACACGCCGGAAAATTGTAAAATTTTGGTTATTTCTTTACGCTTTTGTAGGCAGTCAGTTAGGATGGACTCTCAGACCGTTTTTTGGCACACCTGATTCTGTCTTTCAACTATTCCGCGAAAGAGAAGGTAATTTTTATCTGAGTGTGATTCAAGCTATTAGCTATCTTTTGGGAATCCGTTAA
- a CDS encoding actin-binding WH2 domain-containing protein, protein MLDKKNRGIQQFGVLISLLRDRQSFLEEIRLGIRLQNKISSLFVTSSIFFAIYGAIIGASNSWGQALSGAIKLPAFYLLTLIICFPTLFFFNVLFGSRSSIQQHFVVLLTSVSVISVLLFSLAPVTLFFLITTPDSYQFFKLLNVLIFGITGIFGVKFLYEGMQLLSQQDEVGKKTRTTILRSWLLLYAFVGMQLGWFLRPFFGAPDSKFELFRAVKGNFYLDIVAAISEILGLR, encoded by the coding sequence ATGTTGGACAAGAAAAATCGCGGGATTCAACAATTTGGTGTACTGATTAGTTTATTGCGCGATCGCCAGTCTTTCTTAGAAGAAATTCGTCTGGGGATAAGATTACAAAATAAAATCAGTTCTTTATTTGTAACCAGTTCCATTTTCTTTGCAATCTATGGTGCAATTATCGGTGCATCTAACAGTTGGGGACAGGCATTATCTGGTGCTATTAAGCTGCCAGCATTTTATTTATTAACACTGATTATTTGTTTCCCGACTTTGTTCTTTTTTAATGTTTTGTTTGGTTCCCGGAGTAGTATTCAACAGCATTTTGTTGTGTTGCTCACCTCTGTGTCAGTGATTAGCGTGCTTTTATTCAGCTTGGCACCAGTTACGCTATTTTTTCTGATTACTACACCCGATTCTTATCAATTTTTTAAACTATTGAATGTGTTAATTTTTGGCATTACAGGCATCTTTGGCGTTAAATTCCTTTATGAAGGAATGCAATTACTTTCTCAACAAGATGAAGTTGGCAAAAAAACCCGCACTACTATTTTAAGATCCTGGTTATTGCTTTATGCCTTTGTTGGTATGCAGCTAGGATGGTTTCTCAGACCATTTTTTGGTGCCCCTGACTCTAAATTTGAGTTATTTCGGGCAGTAAAAGGCAACTTTTATTTGGATATTGTAG
- a CDS encoding pentapeptide repeat-containing protein, translating into MALDFSGQNLRGRNFKGRKDFVGANFSYADIRGANFTNANLTGANFSHAKAGLQRRSAIGLVIISFLLSGLSGFLWAINGYLVSLIFSSSSDDSIGGWVALITLIAFFFITIRQGIIAGLGAGAVAFAVAFAFAFAVAFAVAFAFALVGAFAGAGAFAGAVAFAFAFAVAGAFAVAGAFTVAFAVAGAFAVAGAFTVAGAGAFAGAGAGAGAGTLFSIYISWRAMKGDQKHSLIRNIAIAFAATGGTSFRGANLTNADFTQATLKSTDFRKTILICSRWYQAKMLDRVRSGSTYLQNSQVRQLLVTGQGQDKNFDREDLRGINLQKANLADASFIGADLSEANLQDADLSRAKLKQTQLDGTDLTGATLTGAYIEDWGITNTTKLHGVRCEYVFMRLPTKEDPDPLRKPDNKQEIFADGDFADFIKPIFDTLDLYHNQGVDPRAVAIAFKNLAENHPEAELEIVAMEKRGDDKILLRAKTAAGSDKSQLSAEYFDDYNQLKALSQSQQLLLVEKDQRIISLENMVDTALKQPKFYTQGDTNMSDISGINIEGSSNVSGIAGNSSIANLGTISGNVSIALNQLPDATDAEKPGIKELLSQLQDAIVQSTYLSEEDKTEALEQVNTLAEAGKTPQESTKQKTAKTAITMLKGIFTGLPAVASLVEAGNKLLPAIAKLFGLG; encoded by the coding sequence ATGGCTTTAGACTTCTCCGGTCAAAATCTTCGAGGACGCAACTTCAAAGGTAGAAAAGACTTTGTGGGTGCAAACTTTAGCTATGCCGACATCCGAGGTGCAAACTTCACCAACGCCAACCTGACAGGGGCAAACTTCAGCCATGCCAAAGCTGGACTGCAACGACGTTCGGCAATTGGTTTAGTTATTATCTCATTCTTATTGTCGGGACTGTCAGGATTTCTCTGGGCTATCAATGGTTACTTGGTGTCGCTGATATTTAGCTCATCCAGTGACGACTCCATTGGGGGCTGGGTTGCTCTAATCACATTGATTGCCTTTTTCTTCATCACAATTCGCCAAGGAATAATAGCTGGTTTAGGAGCCGGAGCCGTCGCCTTCGCCGTCGCCTTTGCCTTCGCCTTCGCCGTCGCCTTCGCCGTCGCCTTTGCCTTCGCCTTAGTCGGAGCCTTCGCCGGAGCCGGAGCCTTCGCCGGAGCCGTCGCTTTCGCCTTCGCCTTCGCCGTCGCTGGAGCCTTTGCCGTAGCCGGAGCCTTCACCGTCGCCTTCGCCGTCGCTGGAGCCTTTGCCGTAGCCGGAGCCTTCACCGTCGCCGGAGCCGGAGCCTTTGCCGGAGCCGGAGCCGGAGCCGGAGCCGGAACGTTATTTAGTATCTACATCAGCTGGCGAGCTATGAAAGGAGATCAAAAACACTCCTTAATTCGCAATATTGCGATCGCCTTTGCTGCAACAGGAGGTACAAGTTTTCGTGGCGCTAATTTAACCAATGCTGATTTCACCCAAGCTACGCTCAAAAGTACAGATTTCCGAAAAACTATTCTTATCTGTAGCCGTTGGTATCAAGCCAAAATGCTTGACCGTGTTCGTTCTGGCTCAACTTATCTGCAAAACTCACAAGTACGTCAACTGCTAGTTACAGGACAGGGACAAGACAAAAACTTTGACCGTGAAGACCTGCGGGGTATCAACTTACAAAAAGCTAACCTAGCAGATGCCAGCTTTATAGGCGCTGATCTCAGTGAAGCAAACTTGCAAGATGCCGATTTGTCAAGAGCAAAGCTCAAGCAAACGCAACTAGACGGCACAGATTTAACAGGTGCAACCCTCACCGGCGCGTACATCGAAGATTGGGGCATTACAAATACAACTAAATTGCATGGGGTGAGGTGTGAATATGTCTTTATGCGCTTACCCACCAAAGAAGACCCCGATCCTCTCCGCAAACCTGATAATAAACAAGAGATATTTGCAGACGGGGATTTTGCCGACTTTATCAAGCCAATTTTTGACACCCTCGACCTTTATCATAATCAAGGCGTTGACCCCCGTGCTGTTGCCATAGCCTTCAAAAACCTTGCCGAAAATCATCCCGAAGCCGAGTTAGAAATCGTGGCAATGGAGAAACGCGGCGATGATAAAATCTTGCTCAGAGCCAAAACCGCCGCAGGTAGCGATAAATCTCAACTGAGTGCAGAATATTTTGATGACTATAATCAACTCAAAGCTTTATCGCAGAGTCAGCAATTATTGCTGGTAGAAAAAGATCAGCGCATTATTAGTTTAGAAAATATGGTAGATACTGCTCTCAAGCAGCCGAAATTTTATACACAAGGAGATACAAATATGTCTGATATCAGTGGCATCAATATTGAAGGCAGCAGTAATGTTAGCGGTATCGCTGGCAATAGTTCTATTGCTAATCTAGGAACCATTAGCGGTAACGTGAGTATTGCCCTCAATCAGTTACCTGATGCAACCGATGCCGAGAAACCAGGAATCAAAGAATTATTGTCGCAGTTGCAAGATGCGATCGTCCAATCCACATATTTGTCAGAAGAAGACAAAACCGAAGCGCTAGAACAGGTGAACACTTTGGCAGAAGCGGGTAAAACTCCTCAAGAATCCACTAAGCAAAAGACGGCAAAAACAGCCATCACCATGTTGAAAGGGATATTTACAGGCTTACCTGCTGTTGCTTCTCTGGTAGAAGCGGGTAATAAATTATTGCCTGCGATCGCAAAACTATTCGGTTTGGGATAA
- a CDS encoding FAD-binding oxidoreductase, which produces MSLTEEILSQLPGDVLGGLRQSDRTLTSLRENTAPVPTLVKENQQPLGAVDFDVLICGGTLGILIGCALAVKGLRVALLERGILRGREQEWNISRKELDVFVELNLLTEEELESAIATQYNPARVSFAGGTEVWVEDVLNIGVDPVYLLATLKTRFLAAGGKLLENTPFSEAVVHPDGVMVNNQFKTRLLIDAMGHFSPITQQARQGKKPDALCLVVGSCAQGFPENHSGDLLLSFTSLQNQCQYFWEAFPARDGRTTYLFTYMDAEPQRLSLEALFEEYLRLLPEYQGVELSKLKFQRALFGFFPTYRQSPLKTPWNRILPAGDSSGSQSPLSFGGFGAMVRHLKRLTYGISEALETEQLSAKALALLQPYQPSLTVTWLFQRAMSVGVNQKIAPDQINQLLSAVFQEMQQLGTPVLKPFLQDIVQFSALTQTLLKTGLYHPVIVAKIIPQVGLASLLDWMLHYSNLGVYTALLSLSPMLETWIKNQPKEQQYYWHRLIDAWKYGSGGDYSDET; this is translated from the coding sequence ATGTCTTTAACAGAAGAAATTCTTTCCCAATTACCCGGCGATGTTTTAGGAGGATTGCGCCAAAGCGATCGCACCCTCACATCTCTGCGCGAAAACACCGCACCAGTACCAACGTTAGTTAAAGAAAATCAACAGCCTTTAGGCGCTGTAGACTTCGATGTGCTTATCTGCGGTGGCACTTTAGGGATTTTAATTGGTTGCGCCTTGGCGGTGAAGGGACTGCGGGTAGCGTTGCTGGAACGCGGTATTTTGCGGGGGAGGGAACAAGAGTGGAATATCTCTCGCAAAGAACTAGATGTATTTGTGGAATTAAACTTGCTGACTGAGGAAGAATTAGAGAGTGCGATCGCCACTCAATATAACCCAGCGCGAGTTAGTTTTGCTGGCGGTACAGAAGTTTGGGTAGAGGATGTTTTGAATATCGGTGTAGATCCAGTTTATCTACTCGCTACCTTGAAAACTAGATTTCTCGCCGCCGGGGGAAAGTTGTTAGAAAATACACCCTTTAGCGAAGCAGTGGTTCATCCCGATGGGGTGATGGTAAATAACCAATTCAAAACTCGGTTATTAATCGACGCGATGGGACATTTTTCACCCATCACGCAACAAGCACGCCAAGGCAAAAAACCAGATGCGCTGTGCTTGGTTGTGGGAAGTTGCGCCCAAGGTTTTCCGGAAAATCACTCAGGCGACTTGTTGTTATCATTTACATCCTTGCAGAATCAATGTCAGTACTTCTGGGAAGCTTTTCCAGCTAGGGATGGCAGAACCACTTACTTGTTTACCTACATGGATGCAGAACCCCAACGTTTGAGTTTAGAAGCTCTATTTGAAGAATATCTGCGTCTCTTACCAGAATATCAGGGAGTGGAGTTGAGCAAACTGAAATTTCAACGAGCACTATTTGGTTTCTTTCCCACCTATCGCCAAAGTCCGCTAAAAACTCCTTGGAATCGCATTCTTCCAGCCGGAGATAGCAGTGGTAGTCAATCGCCCTTGAGTTTTGGTGGTTTTGGGGCAATGGTGCGTCATCTGAAGCGTTTAACTTATGGCATTTCCGAAGCGCTGGAAACAGAACAATTATCTGCAAAAGCCTTAGCACTGCTGCAACCCTATCAGCCGAGTTTGACTGTTACCTGGTTGTTTCAAAGGGCGATGAGTGTGGGTGTAAATCAAAAAATTGCCCCAGATCAAATTAACCAATTACTCTCGGCAGTATTTCAGGAAATGCAACAGTTAGGTACACCAGTGCTAAAACCATTTTTACAGGATATAGTGCAGTTTTCGGCACTAACCCAAACACTGTTAAAAACTGGTTTATATCATCCTGTAATAGTTGCCAAGATAATTCCGCAAGTAGGTTTGGCAAGTTTGCTAGATTGGATGTTACATTACAGTAATTTAGGTGTATACACTGCCTTGCTTTCGCTAAGTCCAATGCTAGAAACATGGATTAAGAATCAACCAAAAGAACAACAATATTATTGGCATCGTTTGATTGATGCCTGGAAGTATGGTTCTGGCGGTGATTACTCAGATGAAACTTAG